A DNA window from Hordeum vulgare subsp. vulgare chromosome 1H, MorexV3_pseudomolecules_assembly, whole genome shotgun sequence contains the following coding sequences:
- the LOC123395643 gene encoding uncharacterized protein LOC123395643: MASSTKICLKLLVDTKSNKVLFAEAGKEFVDFVFNLLTLPIGAVAKFISIAVEGRKAGFGNKELFAGTKHATASIGRLYGSASAMDASHMQPHVDKSELLQPKVGVRGMTFLAGYVKGPATYMVTDGLEVTPMSDMSKTTLINKFSFSKDVKELDEKVVTVGMIEGLALLEAAMRSDTVLSDAFLERKK, translated from the exons ATGGCTTCCAGCACCAAGATCTGTTTGAAGCTGTTGGTGGACACCAAGTCCAACAAGGTGCTCTTCGCAGAGGCCGGTAAGGAGTTCGTCGACTTCGTCTTCAACCTCCTCACCCTCCCCATCGGCGCCGTAGCGAAGTTCATCTCCATCGCTGTAGAGGGAAGAAAAGCGGGATTTGGTAACAAGGAGCTGTTTGCCGGCACAAAGCACGCGACAGCGAGCATCGGTCGCCTGTACGGAAGCGCCAGCGCCATGGACGCCTCCCACATGCAGCCACACGTCGACAAGTCTGAACTGCTGCAGCCCAAGGTGGGCGTCAGGGGAATGACGTTCTTGGCCGGGTACGTCAAGGGTCCGGCGACGTACATGGTGACGGACGGGCTGGAGGTGACGCCCATGTCGGACATGTCCAAGACCACGCTCATCAACAAGTTCAGCTTCAGCAAGGACGTCAAGGAGCTGGACGAGAAGGTCGTCACCGTCGGCATGATTGAG GGGCTGGCTCTTTTGGAGGCTGCGATGCGCTCGGACACGGTGCTATCCGATGCGTTCCTCGAGAGGAAGAAGTGA